The Notoacmeibacter ruber DNA segment TAACGACGATGATGTCAGTCTCTCGAGCCTGTTAAACGGGAAAAATGATGGTAGGTCCGCTGCCAAAGTGTTTCGCGAGACGAGTACGCCGGGGTTGAAATTGATGACCGCAGGCGCAATTCCCTCGAATCCCGTCGATCTGCTTGCTTCCTCTCGTATGAGCAAGCTCGTTGCTGCATTGAGCGACCACTTTGACCTGATTATCTTCGACTGCCCGCCCATCTTGGGGCTCGCCGATGCGCCGTTGATTTCGCGTCTTGCAGAAGGAACCGCCATGGTGGTTTCGCAAAAGCAGGTCGCAAGAAAATCCGCGGTTCATGCGGCCCTACGTATTCGCCGGGTCAACGGCCGAATTTTTGGTGCAGTTTTTAATAAGTATGATGCCGGACGGTCCGAGGGATATCCAAGTCATCACCGGATTTTATACGATTATGGTGGGTGTCAAGGCGCTGATAGCGAGAACATTTGATTTTTTGGCATAATGGAAGCCGCTCGTTTTTAGCCAATGGCGGGATCTGTGTCGCCGCTGCACCGGTCACGAGCCTTCCTGACTTCAACAAGGAAGCCGCTTACGGGCAGACAATCGTCGGTGTTAACCCGGTTTTCCTTCTTGGTGGCGCAATCATAACCGCCGGCATCGCGTCGACCGTAACGTCGGCGCTTGATGACGATGATGACGATGCCAGCGATTGATACCTGGCGCTGAAGGTCTTTCGAGAGGCGGCCATCGGGCCGCCTTTTTTGTTGGCGCTTTTCCCCAAGTCTGGCTGACGATCATCTGGCAGAGAGGCCGGCGGGACGGTTTTGCCAAAATGATGCGGCTGCTTTATGCGCCTGTCGTAAGGGCGCATCGAACGCATGCGCGATTCAGAAGCTTCAAATGGCGAAGGCCGAACTTTTTTGAGGGCGAAAATGACGATGGCCGAACAGCAGATGAGCGATCGCACGGATGTGGCGGAGACCGAAAGCCTCGCTAAGGTAGGGCGCTTGACGATAGCGGTCGAGATCGCAGGGCTTCAACATCTGCAGGATTCATTATCCGATGAATTTGCGCAAGTTGTTGCCAAAATTCGCGACTGTCCGGGCCGCGTGATCGTTGTCGGTGTCGGAAAATCGGGCCATATCGGTAACAAGATCGCGGCGACCTTTGCATCGACCGGCACGCCGGCTTTCTTTGTGCATGCTGCCGAAGCTGCGCATGGCGACCTCGGCATGATCGAACAGAACGATGTTGTTCTCTGCTTGTCCAATTCCGGTGAGAGCGCTGAATTCAAACCGATCCTGCAGTTTTGCCGGCGGTTTTCGATCACGATGATTGCGATGACCTCCGCGCCGCACTCGTCGCTGGGCAGGTACGCCGATCTGCTATTGCTTCTGCCCAAAGCAGAGGAGGCATGTCCTATGGGGCTAGCCCCGATGACATCGACCACCATGATGCTGGCCATGGGGGATGCTCTGGCGTCCGCGCTGATGCGGTCGAAGGGCTTCGCCCGCGACGATTTCGCCAAGTTTCATCCGGCCGGCAAGCTGGGCGCACAGCTTCTGCGGCTGCGCGAAGTGATGGAGATGTATCCCGATCGCGTGAAGTTGCCGACTGTCGACCTCGCCACCCCCATGAGGGACGTCATCGCGACGATAACCGCCGGCCGTTGCGGCTTGACCGCTGTCACGGACGCCGATGATGTCATCGTCGGCGTGGTCACGGACGGCGATTTGCGGCGAGCGCTGACCGGAAGGGAGAGCTTCGACAAGACCGCCGAGCAGATGATGACCCGCGATCCGATTTCGATCGATATTGAGAGCCTGGCCGTCGAAGCCCTGAACCTCTGTCACAACAAGCGTCTCGGCGCCGTCTTTATTCGCGACGAATCGGGCGCAGTCGTTGGCGCGGCCCACCTGAAGGACCTGCTGGAGCTTGGTATCGCCTAAGGCGCTTTCGCGGATCGGTTCGTGTCGAGACTTCGACGAAACGCCGACATCAGCATTCCGGAAGGTTGACCGCGATCCCGCCGCGTGAGGTTTCCTTGTAGCTGTCATTCATGTCGCGACCGGTCTGCAACATCACGCGAATACAGTTGTCGAGCGGCATGAAGTGCGTTCCGTCACCGCGTAATGCCAGTGCGGCGGCAGAGACCGCCTTGATTGCACCGAGCGCATTGCGTTCGATGCACGGCACCTGAACCAGTCCGCCCGCCGGGTCGCATGTCATGCCGAGATGATGTTCGAGGGCGATTTCAGCCGCATTCTCGATCTGTGCATTGGTTCCGCCAAGAGCTGCGCAAAGGCCGGCCGCCGCCATCGCTGCCGCACTGCCGACTTCGCCCTGGCACCCGACTTCTGCCCCGGAAATGGAAGCATTTGCCTTGATAATGCCGCCGATCGCCGCGGCCGTCAGGAGAAAGTCGCGGTGCAGCTTGACGGAGAGCCCTCCGCAATGGTCCTGCCAGTAGCGCAGGACAGCAGGCAATGTGCCCGCAGCGCCATTCGTGGGGGCGGTAACCACCCTGCCGCCAGCCGCGTTCTCCTCGTTGACAGCCATGGCATAGACACTCAGCCATTCATTGGCGACATGCGGCATCTGCTGGTTGGTAAAGCGCTCGGCCTCGAGTTTTTCGTGAATGTCTCTGGCCCGCCGCCGGACCTTCAATCCGCCGGGGAGAATCCCCGTCTCGGTCAGGCCCCTTTGGATACATCCATTCATCGCATCGGCAATCGCGTCGAGACGCTCATCCAGCTCCTCCTCGCTTGTTCCGCGCGCTTTTTCGTTGGCGCGTTTCATGGCGGCGATGGAAAGACCCGAAGCCTGGCCCATGGCGAGCATCTCGTCGGAAGACAGGAAGGGGTAGGGGACCTTGACCTCTGGTTGATCGGAGGGGCCAGCCGGAGACCCCTCTTCCTCCTGGGCATCGAACTCAGTTTCGCTCAACACGAATCCGCCGCCGACCGAATAATAGGAGCTGACAAGTAGCGGGCTGCCAGCGTCGTCGACGGCGCGGAAGATCATGCCGTTGGCATGGCGCTCGAGGGGCGGTCCATAATCGAAGACCAAGTCGCCTTCCGGATCGAAACGGATCGGCGGAAGTCCATCGACGTGAAGCTGTTTGCTTTCATGCAGGCGGGCGATCAAAGCCTCGGCCTCGTCGGGGTCGAGGGTTTCCGGTTCCTGGCCAAGAAGTCCGAGCCAGACGGCCCGGTCGGTCGCATGGCCCTTGCCCGTAAAAGCGAGCGACCCATGGAGGGAAACCTGGATAGCGGCCGGCTTATCGTCGTCTCCTGCAGAAGCACTGTACGTCCGTAGCTCCGCCAGGAAACGGCTGGCCGCGACCATCGGCCCCATCGTGTGGGACGATGATGGTCCGATGCCGTGTTTGAAGATTTCGAAGACGGAGATGAACATGGCCTCACCGCAGCTTGCACGAACAGAACAACTGCGGAGGAGAAAATCCTTCGCAGAGGATCAGAGACCGGCGCGAAGCTCCGCCTGGCCGATATGCAGAAGCTCCACCGCATGCGGAGCGAAAGAGCGCCATATATCCATGCGAAAACGCTGCTCACCGTCACGCCAGAGGATAACCGAGGCATTGTCGAATATGGTTCGTACGGCAGCGCCGACGGGCAGTCGCTCGAGGTCACGCGGGCAACCCATCGACAGCAGTGTCAGCGCATCCGGTCCATCGAGCATGACGGACAGTTCGCGGTCACTGATATTGCTCAGGCTATGCGGCGTCGTTTCATAAATCGCGGCGAGGGCCGATCCGATATTGCCTGCTTCGCTTTCCGGCGCTGTGACAAGCCACTCATCGGGCCCGAGGCAAAGTACGTCGCGTTCACCGACAGATTCCCGTCGGCCGATCTTCTGCGGCAGTTCAACCCCGAGCGCACGGCCCAGTTCATCGATCGACTCAGCCCGGGCGCGAAGCGAGAAGCGGGCTTGCGGCGGCAACGTCTCCACGCGGGTGGAGCCTTGCACCGTCTTCATTTCATTCTGCGTGTCGAGACTCATGGCATCCATCCGTTTCAGAGCTTCACACGCTCGCCTTCGGGGTCGTAGAAGGTGGTCGACGTTATGGTGGCGCGGTGCACACCGTCCGGCATCGGCACGTAAACCGTTTCGCCCATTTTCGTCCGTCCATCCTCGATGAGAGCCATGGCGATCGACCGGCCGAGCGCGGCACTACGATAGGACGACGTAACGTGGCCGAGCATCTTCATCGGTTTCGGCTGGTCCGGGTCGGCGACGATCTGTGCGCCTTCGTCCAGCTTGATGGTGCCGTCCTCCGTTTGCAGGCCGACCAGCTGCTTGCGGCCGTCGGCCACGAGGTCGGGCCGCTTCAAAGAACGCATGCCGACAAAGTCCAGCTTCTTCTTTCCGACGGCCCAGCCGAGTCCGGCATCGTCCGGCGTCACGGTGCCGTCAGTATCCTGCCCGACGATGATGAAACCTTTCTCCGCACGCAGCACATGCATGGTTTCCGTCCCGTAGGGGCAGATGTCGTACGGCTTGCCCGCTTCCATCAGAGCTTCCCAGACCTGGCGGCCATAGCGTGCGGGCACGTTTACCTCAAAGCCCAGTTCGCCTGTGAAGCTGAGGCGGAACAGACGGGCCGGAACACCGGCCACGGTGCAGTCGGCAACCGACATGTGCGCGAACGCATCCGCCGAGACGTCCAGCCCCTCGACAAGAGGCTCTAGAACCTTGCGGGCATTTGGCCCGTTCAGGGCGATGACGGCCCACTGTTCTGTGGTCGAGGTCAGCCAGACCTTCAGGTCAGGCCATTCGGTCTGGAGATAGTCCTCCATCATGTTGAGAACGCGCGCCGCTCCGCCCGTGGTGGTGGTCACGTGGAACATGTCGTCGCTGAGACGACCGATCACACCATCGTCGCGCACATAGCCATCTTCGCCGAGAAGGACGCCGTAGCGCGTACGACCGGGCGCCAGCTTCGTCCACGGATTGGTATACATGCGGTTCATGAATTCGGCGGCGTCGGGCCCTACAACCTCGATCTTGCCGAGGGTGGATGCATCGAAAATACCGACCGATTCACGGGTGGCGGCGCATTCGCGCGAGACGGCCGCCTCCATGTCTTCACCCGCTTGGGGGAAATACCAGGCACGGCGCCATTGCGAGACCGGCTCGAACACCGCGCCGTTTTCTTCCGCCCAGCTATCGATCGGCGTCTTTCGGGTCACTTCGAAGTGCGAGCCGCGATGATAACCGGCGAAGGTGCCGAATGTCGTCGGCGTATAGGGCGGGCGGAAGGTTGTCAGGCCGACCTGCGGCGGCGATTTTCCGAGCGCCTCCGATGCGATGAGGAGACCGTTAATGTTCGACAGCTTGCCCTGGTCCGTCGCCATACCGTTCGTAGTGTAGCGCTTGACGTGCTCGATGGACTTCATGCCTTCGCGCACGGCTAGGCGGATGTCCTTGGCCGTCACATCGTTCTGATAATCGACAAAGGACCTGGTGTGGCTCGGCTTCTTGTCATTGGGCAGTTCATCGACATTGACCCCGCCACCCGTCCGATCGGCTTCGACAGGGTAGGGGCTGCGTTGCGGCTCGAGGCCCAGTGCCTCGGCTACGTTCGCACCAGCGTCCGAGCCGTCGGAAAGAACGGCTTCATAGCCCCAGAGGCCACGGCCAGCACCGGCAATCTCGCACTCTTCGGACTTGCGATCCGGCAGGAACGCGCCGCCTTCCGGATCCCATTTGAGCGTGCCTTTCGTGTGCGAGAAAAGATGGAGGGAAGGTGTCCATCCGCCCGATACCAGCAGGCAATCGCACTGCAATGTCCGTCCCTCGCCGATCTTGCCATTCTTGACCGGGTTCACCTTCACGGACCGGATGCGCAGACGACCGGCGGTTTCGGTGGCAGTGTAGCCGGCAAGCACCTTGATACCGCGCCGTTCCGCTTCTGCCCGAAGATCGCTCCGTGGTTCTTCACGCGTATCGACAATCGCTTCGATCGTCGTGCCCGCATCCGCAAGATCGAATGCCGCGTACCATGCGCTGTCATGAGCGGTGAGGATGACGGCCCGATCGCCGACACGGACCCCGTAACGGTGCAGATAAGTTTGCGCCGCGCCAGCCAGCATGATGCCGGGCCGGTCATTGCCGTTGAAGACGAGAGGCTTTTCAAGCGCGCCCTGAGCAAGAACGACCTGCTTGGCCCGAACCCGCCACATACGCTCGCGCGGTGCGCCCTCCGGCACCTCGTCCAGATGGTCGGTTAGGCGTTCGGCCAGACCGATCATGTTCTGGTGGTAATAGCCGATCGCGGTCGTCCGCGTCATCAGTTTCACGCCGAGCTCGGCGAGTTCGCCAAGCGAATGATCGAGCCAGCCCCAGGCTTTCTTTCCGTCAATCGTGACGGCGGGATCGGCGAGGAGCGAGCCACCCATTTCGGGATTTTCATCGACAAGAATGACGCGTGCGCCGGCTCTGGCCGCAGAAAGGGCCGCCGCAATGCCAGCGGGTCCTGCTCCAACGACGAGCAGATCCGTATGAGCGTAGCGGGACGCGTAGGTGTCCGGATCAAGCTCTGTCGGCGGGCGGCCAAGGCCAGCCGCGGCGCGAATGACCGGCTCATAGACCTTGTCCCAGAAACTGCGCGGCCACATGAATGTCTTGTAGTAGAAACCGGCCGAGAACAGCATATGCAGGCGATCATTGATCGCGCCGACATCGAATTTGAGGTTGGGTGAACGGTTCTGGCTTTCGGTTACGAGGCCTTGCCGCAGTTCCTGAACCGTCGCGCGCGTGTTCGGCTCGAACCGGCTTTTATCGCGCGCTGTGCCGATCAGCGCGTTGGGCTCTTCCGATCCGGCGGTAAGAGGACCCCTTGGCCGATGGTATTTGAAAGAGCGGCCCATGAGATGGACGCCGTGCGCCAGGAGCGCTGAGGCGACAGTGTCGCCGCGCAGCCCGGTATAGCTCTTCCCATCGAAGGTGAAACGCACCGGAGCATCGTGGTTGACGCGGCCGGCACCCTTGACGCGATAAGCGCTCATTCGCCTGCCTCCAGCGTGGCCAGGTCCGGACGGTCTTTGCCGGCCTTGTAGGTCATCAGGAACTTGTCGCTGACCGTATCGCGGACAGCGTTAAAGAAACGGCCGCAGCCATGGATGTGGCGCCAGCGCTCGAAATGCGGCCCCTTCGGGTTGGAACGGATAAAAAGATAATCGCGCCATTCGTCGTCGGACTGGCCTGACGGGTCGGCTGGGCGGGCAATGTGCGCTTCCCCCGCATAGGCGAACTCCAGCTCCGGTAATGTTTCTTCGCAATAAGGGCAGCGGATCAGAAGCATGGGAAGTCCCTTTAATGCGCGACGGCGGCGGCTGCCGCTTCATCGATGAGGCGTCCGGTGCGGAAGCGCTCTAGAGTGAAGGGGGCGTTGATCGGGTGCGGCTCGTCCTTCGCGACGGTCCATGCCAGCGTATGGGCCGCGCCGGGCGTTGCCTTGAAGCCGCCGGTTCCCCAGCCGCAATTGACGTAGAGACCCGGCACCGGCGTCTTGCCCAAAATGGCGGAGCGATCCGGCGTCACATCGACGATGCCGCCCCATTTGCGCAGCATCCTCATGCGGGTGAAAATCGGGAAGATTTCGCAGATCGCAGCCAGAGTATGCTCGATCAGCGGCAGGCCGCCTCGCTGAGAGTAACTGGTGTACTGGTCGGTGCCCGAGCCGATGACCAGTTCGCCCTTGTCGGACTGGCTCATATAGGCGTGCACCGCATTCGACATGACGACGCATGGGAAGCACGGCTTCACCGGCTCGCTGACCAGCGCCTGAAGCGGATAGCTCTCGAGCGGCATACGAACGCCCGCCGTATCCATCAGTACGCTGGTGTGGCCTGCCGCAGAGACGGCGACCTTCTTGGCTTTGATGAAGCCCTTGGCTGTTTCCACGCCCTCGACCGAGCCGTCCGCAGCACGGCGGATCGATGTGGCCGGACAGTTCTGGATGATGTCGACGCCGCGGGCCGAGGCTGCGCGTGCATAGCCCCACGCCACGGCATCGTGACGTGCGGTGCCGGCGCGCATCTGCAGGGCTGCGCCCATGACAGGATAACGGGCATTCGGTGAAATATTCAGGGGCGGGCAGAATTCCTTGGCTTCCTCGGTCGAAAGCCAGCGATTGTCGACGCCGTTCAGGCGATTGGCATGAACGTGACGCTGAAAGCTTTGCACATCATGGACGTTATGCGCGAGCATAAGCACGCCGCGTCGCGAAAACATGACGTTGTAGTTCAGGTCCTGGCTGAGGTTCTCCCAAAGATCGAGTGCGTGATCGTAAAGCCGCGCGCTTTCATCATAGAGATAGTTGGAGCGGATGATCGTTGTGTTCCGGCCGGTATTGCCGCCGCCGAGCCAGCCCTTTTCGACCACTGCCACATTTGTAATGCCGTGCTCCTTGGCCAGATAATAAGCGGCGCCGAGACCATGGCCGCCTGCGCCGATGATGACCACATCATATTCCGGCTTCGGCTCTGCATCGCGCCATTGCACATCCCAGTCCTTATGGCCGTTCAGCGCGTTCTTCAGAAGCGAAAGGGCCGAAAAACGGGTCATGGCTTTTGTCTTTCTCTGGCCGGATGAAGGTGTGTCGATCCTTATGGAAACCGCGATGAAGCTCTTGAACTTTCACGACAGAAAACTTGTAAAAATCCGTCATGGCTACGAATAAGCCAAATGCGCGGAACCGGCGCGGCCAAGTCTTGGAGATGGATTCTTAGCCGAAAGGCG contains these protein-coding regions:
- a CDS encoding L-serine ammonia-lyase, which codes for MFISVFEIFKHGIGPSSSHTMGPMVAASRFLAELRTYSASAGDDDKPAAIQVSLHGSLAFTGKGHATDRAVWLGLLGQEPETLDPDEAEALIARLHESKQLHVDGLPPIRFDPEGDLVFDYGPPLERHANGMIFRAVDDAGSPLLVSSYYSVGGGFVLSETEFDAQEEEGSPAGPSDQPEVKVPYPFLSSDEMLAMGQASGLSIAAMKRANEKARGTSEEELDERLDAIADAMNGCIQRGLTETGILPGGLKVRRRARDIHEKLEAERFTNQQMPHVANEWLSVYAMAVNEENAAGGRVVTAPTNGAAGTLPAVLRYWQDHCGGLSVKLHRDFLLTAAAIGGIIKANASISGAEVGCQGEVGSAAAMAAAGLCAALGGTNAQIENAAEIALEHHLGMTCDPAGGLVQVPCIERNALGAIKAVSAAALALRGDGTHFMPLDNCIRVMLQTGRDMNDSYKETSRGGIAVNLPEC
- a CDS encoding sarcosine oxidase subunit gamma, whose amino-acid sequence is MSLDTQNEMKTVQGSTRVETLPPQARFSLRARAESIDELGRALGVELPQKIGRRESVGERDVLCLGPDEWLVTAPESEAGNIGSALAAIYETTPHSLSNISDRELSVMLDGPDALTLLSMGCPRDLERLPVGAAVRTIFDNASVILWRDGEQRFRMDIWRSFAPHAVELLHIGQAELRAGL
- a CDS encoding sarcosine oxidase subunit beta family protein, with product MTRFSALSLLKNALNGHKDWDVQWRDAEPKPEYDVVIIGAGGHGLGAAYYLAKEHGITNVAVVEKGWLGGGNTGRNTTIIRSNYLYDESARLYDHALDLWENLSQDLNYNVMFSRRGVLMLAHNVHDVQSFQRHVHANRLNGVDNRWLSTEEAKEFCPPLNISPNARYPVMGAALQMRAGTARHDAVAWGYARAASARGVDIIQNCPATSIRRAADGSVEGVETAKGFIKAKKVAVSAAGHTSVLMDTAGVRMPLESYPLQALVSEPVKPCFPCVVMSNAVHAYMSQSDKGELVIGSGTDQYTSYSQRGGLPLIEHTLAAICEIFPIFTRMRMLRKWGGIVDVTPDRSAILGKTPVPGLYVNCGWGTGGFKATPGAAHTLAWTVAKDEPHPINAPFTLERFRTGRLIDEAAAAAVAH
- a CDS encoding sarcosine oxidase subunit alpha; translated protein: MSAYRVKGAGRVNHDAPVRFTFDGKSYTGLRGDTVASALLAHGVHLMGRSFKYHRPRGPLTAGSEEPNALIGTARDKSRFEPNTRATVQELRQGLVTESQNRSPNLKFDVGAINDRLHMLFSAGFYYKTFMWPRSFWDKVYEPVIRAAAGLGRPPTELDPDTYASRYAHTDLLVVGAGPAGIAAALSAARAGARVILVDENPEMGGSLLADPAVTIDGKKAWGWLDHSLGELAELGVKLMTRTTAIGYYHQNMIGLAERLTDHLDEVPEGAPRERMWRVRAKQVVLAQGALEKPLVFNGNDRPGIMLAGAAQTYLHRYGVRVGDRAVILTAHDSAWYAAFDLADAGTTIEAIVDTREEPRSDLRAEAERRGIKVLAGYTATETAGRLRIRSVKVNPVKNGKIGEGRTLQCDCLLVSGGWTPSLHLFSHTKGTLKWDPEGGAFLPDRKSEECEIAGAGRGLWGYEAVLSDGSDAGANVAEALGLEPQRSPYPVEADRTGGGVNVDELPNDKKPSHTRSFVDYQNDVTAKDIRLAVREGMKSIEHVKRYTTNGMATDQGKLSNINGLLIASEALGKSPPQVGLTTFRPPYTPTTFGTFAGYHRGSHFEVTRKTPIDSWAEENGAVFEPVSQWRRAWYFPQAGEDMEAAVSRECAATRESVGIFDASTLGKIEVVGPDAAEFMNRMYTNPWTKLAPGRTRYGVLLGEDGYVRDDGVIGRLSDDMFHVTTTTGGAARVLNMMEDYLQTEWPDLKVWLTSTTEQWAVIALNGPNARKVLEPLVEGLDVSADAFAHMSVADCTVAGVPARLFRLSFTGELGFEVNVPARYGRQVWEALMEAGKPYDICPYGTETMHVLRAEKGFIIVGQDTDGTVTPDDAGLGWAVGKKKLDFVGMRSLKRPDLVADGRKQLVGLQTEDGTIKLDEGAQIVADPDQPKPMKMLGHVTSSYRSAALGRSIAMALIEDGRTKMGETVYVPMPDGVHRATITSTTFYDPEGERVKL
- a CDS encoding sarcosine oxidase subunit delta, which translates into the protein MLLIRCPYCEETLPELEFAYAGEAHIARPADPSGQSDDEWRDYLFIRSNPKGPHFERWRHIHGCGRFFNAVRDTVSDKFLMTYKAGKDRPDLATLEAGE
- a CDS encoding KpsF/GutQ family sugar-phosphate isomerase → MTMAEQQMSDRTDVAETESLAKVGRLTIAVEIAGLQHLQDSLSDEFAQVVAKIRDCPGRVIVVGVGKSGHIGNKIAATFASTGTPAFFVHAAEAAHGDLGMIEQNDVVLCLSNSGESAEFKPILQFCRRFSITMIAMTSAPHSSLGRYADLLLLLPKAEEACPMGLAPMTSTTMMLAMGDALASALMRSKGFARDDFAKFHPAGKLGAQLLRLREVMEMYPDRVKLPTVDLATPMRDVIATITAGRCGLTAVTDADDVIVGVVTDGDLRRALTGRESFDKTAEQMMTRDPISIDIESLAVEALNLCHNKRLGAVFIRDESGAVVGAAHLKDLLELGIA